Proteins encoded within one genomic window of Pristiophorus japonicus isolate sPriJap1 chromosome 11, sPriJap1.hap1, whole genome shotgun sequence:
- the LOC139276297 gene encoding uncharacterized protein: protein MKPGHRTNAANVGTAYWQLRERRSRSIIGSSAGCPAMLHTLTAYKELAVALVGPESRSVISRGVAEPTLETCQVVVESVESTTTEPSPASQEAEEDEEPLQTPAAVLQQEEEEEKTETEEEEIFFAGEEQPAAISVEMEEAPGPSSVQVVTPRRVTLQTPIPRRSGQRGEQSPALEGQTKSLISLCRETVAIGRDLIHGFKGFSANWNQCPASWSEFCQNFSNWSSEQLLTAREILVAIRQQTAATNALRHTLLAGHGAAPQGVESDRS, encoded by the exons atgaagcccggacaccggaccaatgctgcaaatgttggaacagcctactggcagctgcgaga aagaagatctcgatcaataatcgggagcagcgcAGGGTGCCCTGCAATGTTGCACACTCTGACTGCCTACaaggagctcgcggtggccttggtggggccagaaagccgttcggtcatatcccgtggtgtggccgaacccacccttgagacat gtcaagtggtcgtcgagtcagtggagtccactaccactgaaccgtctccagcATCACAGGAGGCAGAAGAAGacgaggagccactgcagactcctgctgctgtgcttcagcaggaggaggaggaagagaagacgGAGACGGAAGAAGAGGAGATTTTTTTTGCGGGggaggaacaacctgcggccatctcggttgagatggaagaagcaccaggaccaagcagtgtgcaggtggtgacgccaaggcgcgtcacaTTGCAAACACCGATCCCACGGAGatctggtcagcgtggcgagcaatcgcctgccttggagggccagacaaagagcttgatttccctgtgcagggagacggtagcgattggtcgcgaccttatccacggATTtaagggattctctgcgaactggaaccagtgtccagcatcctggagcgagttctgccagaacttttccaactggtcttctgagcagttactgactgcaagggagatcttggtggctattcggcagcagacagccgcaaccaatgccctacggcatacgttgctggctggacatggcgctgcaccccaaggtgtcgagtCTGATCGCAGTTAA